In Deinococcus sp. YIM 134068, the following are encoded in one genomic region:
- a CDS encoding nucleoside hydrolase, protein MTRSPLPILLDGDPGLDDAIAWLLALASGEDVRVLGVTTVHGNVGLPLTTHNAGVTLALAGASVPVYAGADRPLVRPPMTAAKVHGDSGLPAADLPEPARAPEAEHAVDFLIRTVRERPGEVTLVATGPLTNVALAFRLAPELPLLLREVVWMGGSTGQGNRTPSAEFNALADPHAVKIVLESGARVRMFGLNVTMQVIATPERLDALRALGNRAGAVSAELLTFYAGVYRKRYGLSGGALHDPLAVAAVLRPGLCEMRPMSVAVETAEGLNLGRTVCDLYGVTGQPANAEVAVGVDVEGVFGLLLERLGRLP, encoded by the coding sequence GTGACCCGTTCTCCCCTGCCCATCCTCCTCGACGGCGACCCCGGCCTCGACGACGCCATCGCCTGGCTGCTGGCGCTGGCGAGTGGCGAGGACGTGCGGGTTCTCGGCGTCACGACCGTCCACGGCAACGTCGGCCTGCCCCTCACCACGCATAACGCGGGGGTCACGCTGGCGCTGGCGGGGGCGAGCGTGCCCGTGTACGCCGGGGCGGACCGCCCGCTCGTGCGCCCGCCCATGACAGCGGCGAAGGTTCACGGGGACAGCGGCCTCCCCGCCGCCGACCTGCCGGAACCCGCGCGGGCACCCGAGGCCGAACACGCGGTGGACTTTCTCATTCGCACCGTGCGGGAGCGGCCCGGCGAGGTCACGCTCGTCGCCACCGGGCCGCTGACGAACGTGGCGCTCGCCTTCCGGCTGGCCCCCGAGTTACCCCTGTTGCTACGTGAGGTCGTGTGGATGGGCGGCAGCACCGGGCAGGGCAACCGCACCCCCTCCGCCGAGTTCAACGCGCTCGCCGACCCGCACGCCGTCAAGATCGTGCTGGAGTCAGGTGCGCGGGTGCGGATGTTCGGCCTGAACGTCACCATGCAGGTCATCGCCACCCCGGAGCGGCTGGACGCCCTGCGCGCGCTGGGCAACCGCGCCGGGGCCGTGAGCGCCGAACTCCTCACCTTCTACGCCGGGGTGTACCGCAAACGCTACGGCCTGAGCGGCGGTGCCCTCCACGACCCACTCGCCGTCGCCGCCGTGCTGCGCCCCGGCCTGTGCGAGATGCGGCCCATGTCCGTGGCAGTGGAGACGGCGGAGGGCCTGAACCTCGGGCGGACGGTGTGCGACCTGTACGGCGTGACGGGTCAGCCCGCCAATGCCGAGGTCGCCGTGGGCGTGGATGTGGAGGGCGTCTTCGGGCTGCTGCTGGAGCGGCTGGGGCGGCTGCCGTAG
- a CDS encoding fasciclin domain-containing protein, translating into MKKQTGLITLSLMLAAPALAGGGGAPAAQPAAGTCQPISQLITTDPQFSTLLTAVQAAGLAETLASGQYTVFAPTNAAFAKVPSDTLAAILNDPEQLRAVLLYHVVPGKVASQQVRGLRSVRTVQGGTLTVSVSGTAVRINNANVTRADVAACNGVIHVIDTVLVPPAAAATPPAPAAEAPAAEPAPAAEAPAAEAPAAEAPAAEAPAPADAPAAEAPAEAAPATPAAPAAAFDISQIPALPLSGATVSSTGAATTTTTDTAATTDTSTTTTDTATTTTDTATTTDTAATTDTATTTTTDTATTTDTATTTDTATTDTAAAAPADTAATAQANTLYDVIVADDRFSTLRDLLSDAGLTETLTTGEYTVFAPTNEAFAALPADTLAALASNPEALRQVLSYHVVQGRQTAEQLAGGTSLNSVAGGALPLSLNGTTQQVGTATVSETITTASNGTIFVINQVLLPPGFTVPTPATEAPATDTSTTGTTTTTDTAATTTTTDTSATGTTATGTTATGTTTTTPSATAPATTGAATGSTEAPAATGTTTTDTSTTGTTATGTATGTTATGTAATGTTATGTTATGTTTTTPSTTTTGTVATPSTAPGSGTSASVATSTRNNTSLATLIASDDRFTTLARLVQQAGLAETLAGGTYTIFAPTNDAFLKVPPSMLTELSSNPERLRQVLLYHVVQGRVDGTALASASQLMTLQSGMLTLTRTGTRTSIGNAAGTAIIEAGSSLDAGNGTLYVIDTVLMPAP; encoded by the coding sequence ATGAAGAAGCAAACCGGCCTGATCACGCTCAGCCTGATGCTCGCGGCCCCCGCGCTTGCGGGAGGCGGCGGCGCGCCCGCAGCCCAGCCCGCAGCGGGGACCTGCCAGCCCATCTCGCAGCTCATCACGACCGACCCGCAGTTCAGCACGCTGCTGACCGCCGTGCAGGCCGCCGGGCTGGCCGAGACGCTGGCGAGCGGGCAGTACACGGTGTTCGCGCCGACGAACGCGGCCTTCGCCAAGGTGCCCAGCGACACGCTGGCGGCGATTCTCAACGATCCCGAGCAACTCCGGGCCGTCCTGCTGTACCACGTGGTCCCCGGCAAGGTGGCCTCGCAACAGGTGCGGGGCCTGCGGAGCGTGCGGACCGTGCAGGGCGGCACCCTCACCGTCAGCGTGTCGGGCACCGCCGTGCGGATCAACAACGCGAACGTGACCCGCGCCGACGTGGCCGCGTGCAACGGCGTGATCCACGTCATCGACACGGTGCTCGTGCCCCCGGCGGCAGCGGCCACCCCGCCCGCTCCGGCGGCGGAGGCTCCTGCGGCTGAGCCTGCTCCTGCGGCGGAAGCCCCGGCAGCCGAGGCACCCGCAGCCGAGGCCCCTGCGGCGGAGGCTCCCGCTCCCGCCGACGCTCCGGCAGCCGAAGCCCCCGCCGAGGCGGCCCCGGCGACTCCCGCCGCGCCTGCCGCCGCCTTCGACATCTCGCAGATTCCCGCGCTGCCCCTGAGCGGTGCCACCGTGAGTTCGACGGGCGCGGCCACCACCACGACCACGGACACGGCGGCCACCACCGACACGAGCACGACGACCACCGACACGGCCACCACCACCACGGACACGGCGACGACCACGGACACCGCCGCGACGACGGATACGGCCACGACGACCACGACCGACACCGCGACCACCACGGATACGGCGACCACGACCGACACGGCCACCACCGACACGGCGGCGGCTGCGCCCGCAGACACGGCGGCGACCGCGCAGGCGAACACGCTGTACGACGTGATCGTGGCGGACGACCGCTTCAGCACGCTGCGTGACCTGCTGAGCGACGCGGGCCTGACCGAGACGCTGACGACCGGGGAGTACACCGTGTTCGCCCCGACGAACGAGGCCTTCGCCGCCCTGCCCGCCGACACGCTCGCCGCGCTTGCCAGCAACCCTGAGGCGCTGCGGCAGGTGCTGTCCTACCACGTCGTGCAGGGCCGCCAGACCGCCGAGCAGCTCGCGGGCGGCACGTCTCTCAACTCCGTCGCGGGCGGTGCCCTGCCCCTGAGCCTGAACGGCACGACCCAGCAGGTCGGCACGGCCACCGTGTCCGAGACGATCACGACGGCGAGCAACGGCACGATCTTCGTGATCAACCAGGTGCTGCTACCCCCCGGCTTCACGGTGCCCACGCCCGCCACCGAGGCCCCCGCCACGGACACCAGCACCACGGGCACGACGACCACGACCGACACCGCCGCGACGACCACGACGACCGACACTTCGGCCACCGGGACGACGGCGACGGGCACGACGGCGACCGGGACCACGACGACCACGCCCTCGGCGACGGCTCCCGCCACCACGGGCGCGGCGACCGGCAGTACCGAGGCTCCAGCCGCGACGGGCACCACGACGACGGACACGTCCACGACTGGGACCACGGCAACGGGGACCGCCACCGGGACGACCGCAACGGGCACGGCAGCCACGGGCACCACGGCGACGGGCACCACCGCGACCGGAACCACGACCACCACGCCGTCCACCACGACGACGGGCACGGTCGCCACGCCCTCCACAGCACCCGGCAGCGGGACGAGCGCCAGCGTCGCCACCTCCACGCGCAACAACACCAGCCTTGCCACGTTGATCGCCAGCGACGACCGCTTCACCACCCTCGCGCGCCTCGTGCAGCAGGCCGGGTTGGCCGAGACACTCGCCGGCGGCACGTACACGATCTTCGCGCCCACCAACGACGCCTTCCTCAAGGTGCCGCCCAGCATGCTGACCGAGCTGTCCTCCAACCCGGAGCGGCTGCGTCAGGTGCTGCTGTACCACGTGGTTCAGGGGCGGGTGGACGGCACGGCACTGGCAAGCGCCAGCCAGCTCATGACCCTGCAGTCCGGCATGTTGACGCTGACCCGCACGGGGACCCGCACCTCCATCGGCAATGCAGCGGGCACGGCGATCATCGAGGCCGGCTCGTCCCTCGACGCGGGCAACGGGACGCTCTACGTCATCGACACCGTGTTGATGCCCGCTCCCTGA
- a CDS encoding beta-galactosidase, with translation MTSSNAAPHLLLGSCDYPEHVPRDRWESYARQQRDLGLSFVRIAEFAWSRIEPRPGEYDWAWLDEAVEAYHAAGLRVVLCTPTATPPAWLVRAHPELLPVDEEGRVREFGSRRHYDFASPVYREHSRRITRALAERYGGHPAVAGWQTDNEFGCHGTARSYGGASAAAFPGWLRGRYGTLDALNEAWGNVFWSMEYTDWDQIRPPNLTVTEANPSHILDFYRFCSDMIAEFQAEQVALLRELSPGRFVTHNFMIFESGFDHYKVAEGLDFATWDNYPTGMLEHFAPTTVSEAEKTRFARTGHPDLVGWNHDVYRGMLGGAGRLGREGAGTTPGFWVMEQQCGQVNWAPFNPLPADGAVALWTAQAWAHGADVVSYFRWRAATMAQEVLHSGLLRHDETPDRGHAEVAGLDLPTFPLGEVPARVALLHDYESLWLMDVQPHSASLSYWGQTVAYYMALRSLGVDVDIVHADADLSGYAVAVAPAITLVTAERAARWRAAVEGGVALVCGPRTGFRTGSGGTWADGQPGPLAEVLSVRLLQFDSLRPGLTQTVRGAGGDFEAHAWAESYRLTGAEATHTYVGGPQDGQPAVTRRGRVTVIGAHSESLIKDVLRDVLAEAGVPTEDLPDGVRLSRRAGVTLVQNWNPEAVTWRGRTLAPVSFEVVAEDGE, from the coding sequence ATGACCTCATCCAATGCTGCGCCCCACCTCCTCCTGGGCAGTTGCGACTACCCCGAACACGTGCCGCGTGACCGCTGGGAGAGCTACGCCCGGCAGCAACGCGACCTCGGCCTGAGCTTCGTCCGCATCGCCGAGTTCGCGTGGAGCCGGATAGAACCGCGCCCCGGCGAGTACGACTGGGCGTGGCTGGACGAGGCGGTGGAGGCGTACCACGCGGCGGGCTTACGGGTCGTGCTGTGTACGCCGACGGCGACCCCCCCCGCGTGGCTGGTGCGTGCCCATCCCGAACTCCTGCCCGTGGACGAGGAGGGCCGCGTGCGGGAGTTCGGCTCGCGGCGACATTACGATTTCGCCTCCCCCGTGTACCGGGAACACTCGCGGCGCATCACGCGGGCGCTGGCAGAACGGTACGGGGGGCATCCGGCGGTCGCGGGGTGGCAGACCGACAACGAGTTCGGCTGCCACGGCACCGCCCGCTCCTACGGCGGGGCGAGCGCGGCGGCCTTTCCGGGCTGGCTGCGAGGGCGCTACGGCACGCTGGACGCGCTGAACGAGGCGTGGGGCAACGTCTTCTGGAGCATGGAGTACACGGACTGGGACCAGATCAGGCCGCCCAATCTGACCGTGACGGAGGCGAACCCGTCTCACATCCTCGACTTCTACCGCTTCTGCTCGGACATGATTGCTGAGTTTCAGGCCGAACAGGTCGCCCTCTTGCGGGAGCTGTCGCCGGGCCGCTTCGTCACCCACAACTTCATGATCTTCGAGAGCGGCTTCGACCATTACAAGGTGGCCGAGGGCCTGGACTTCGCCACCTGGGACAACTACCCGACCGGGATGCTGGAGCACTTCGCCCCCACCACGGTCAGCGAGGCGGAGAAAACCCGCTTTGCGCGGACGGGGCATCCCGATCTGGTGGGGTGGAACCATGACGTGTACCGGGGGATGTTAGGAGGAGCGGGAAGGCTGGGACGGGAGGGCGCGGGCACCACCCCCGGCTTCTGGGTGATGGAGCAGCAGTGCGGGCAGGTCAACTGGGCACCCTTCAACCCGCTGCCCGCCGACGGGGCGGTGGCGCTGTGGACGGCGCAGGCGTGGGCACACGGGGCCGACGTGGTGAGCTACTTCCGCTGGCGGGCCGCCACGATGGCCCAGGAGGTCCTCCACTCGGGGCTTCTCCGGCACGACGAGACGCCGGACCGGGGGCATGCGGAGGTCGCCGGACTGGACCTTCCCACTTTCCCGCTCGGCGAGGTGCCCGCGCGGGTGGCCCTCCTCCACGACTACGAGAGCCTGTGGCTGATGGACGTGCAGCCGCATAGCGCCAGCCTGAGCTACTGGGGACAGACGGTCGCGTACTACATGGCTCTGCGCTCGCTCGGGGTGGACGTGGACATCGTTCACGCGGACGCGGACCTGAGCGGCTACGCAGTGGCCGTCGCTCCAGCGATCACGCTCGTCACGGCGGAACGGGCGGCGCGGTGGAGGGCGGCGGTGGAGGGCGGCGTGGCGCTCGTCTGCGGGCCGCGAACGGGCTTCCGCACCGGGAGCGGGGGAACGTGGGCGGACGGTCAACCGGGACCGCTCGCGGAGGTGCTGAGCGTCCGGCTGTTGCAGTTCGACTCGCTCCGGCCCGGCCTGACCCAGACGGTGCGCGGGGCGGGCGGTGACTTCGAGGCCCACGCGTGGGCGGAGAGCTACCGCCTCACGGGGGCGGAGGCTACTCACACCTACGTCGGCGGCCCGCAGGATGGTCAACCCGCCGTAACGAGGCGCGGGCGGGTGACGGTGATCGGGGCGCACTCCGAATCTCTCATCAAGGACGTATTGCGGGACGTGCTGGCAGAGGCGGGCGTCCCGACCGAGGACCTCCCCGACGGTGTGCGCCTCAGCCGCCGGGCGGGCGTGACCCTCGTGCAGAACTGGAACCCGGAGGCCGTGACGTGGCGGGGCCGGACGCTCGCGCCCGTGAGCTTCGAGGTGGTGGCGGAGGACGGGGAGTAG
- a CDS encoding M67 family metallopeptidase: protein MALLLPPPLEAALWAHAEREAPRECVGALGGHAGPEGAEAVALYPLSNIAPDPERHYLADPGHLLRALRAMHAGGLTLVALYHSHPHGPARPSPTDLRLAAYPVPYVIADLSTRTLVAYRLPGGETVPIVGGREEG, encoded by the coding sequence GTGGCCCTCCTCCTCCCGCCGCCGCTCGAAGCCGCCCTGTGGGCACACGCCGAGCGCGAAGCCCCACGTGAGTGTGTCGGGGCGCTTGGCGGTCATGCCGGGCCGGAGGGGGCGGAAGCGGTCGCCCTCTATCCCCTGTCCAACATCGCGCCCGACCCGGAGCGCCACTACCTCGCCGACCCCGGCCACCTCCTGCGGGCGCTGCGGGCCATGCACGCGGGCGGCTTGACCCTCGTGGCCCTGTACCACAGCCACCCGCACGGCCCGGCCCGGCCCAGCCCCACCGACCTGCGTCTCGCCGCGTATCCGGTGCCCTATGTGATTGCTGACTTGAGTACCCGCACGCTGGTTGCCTACCGCCTGCCGGGGGGGGAGACGGTGCCGATTGTGGGGGGACGGGAGGAGGGTTGA
- the lepB gene encoding signal peptidase I yields MPRVTPVPRRPTSGSPARTASGEWRTFWRVWIVGALLPVWAVTTFIGTFARVNGDSMNPTLRHGDLLLLLKYPRWLRAWGLPTPYPRRGDVLIFKAPADSPYSYATVWGVRHRPYNVKRVLALPGETVAITGGRVIVNGRVLAESYVNDGVLSDQPALRVPPGKVWVLGDNRLVGESLDSRSYGPVDLRDAAGPANVRLWPNPGRVGP; encoded by the coding sequence ATGCCCCGCGTGACGCCCGTGCCCCGCCGCCCGACCTCCGGGAGTCCAGCACGCACGGCTTCCGGGGAGTGGCGGACCTTCTGGCGGGTGTGGATCGTGGGGGCGCTGCTCCCCGTCTGGGCGGTGACGACCTTCATAGGCACCTTCGCGCGGGTGAACGGCGACAGCATGAATCCGACCCTGCGCCACGGCGACCTGCTGCTGCTGCTCAAATATCCGCGCTGGCTGCGGGCGTGGGGCCTGCCCACCCCTTACCCGCGCCGGGGCGACGTGCTGATCTTCAAAGCCCCGGCGGACAGCCCCTACAGCTACGCGACCGTGTGGGGCGTGCGTCACCGCCCCTACAACGTCAAGCGGGTGCTGGCCCTCCCCGGCGAGACGGTCGCCATCACGGGCGGGCGCGTGATCGTGAACGGGCGGGTCCTGGCCGAAAGCTACGTCAATGACGGCGTGCTCTCCGACCAGCCCGCGTTGAGGGTGCCGCCCGGCAAGGTCTGGGTGCTGGGCGACAACCGCCTCGTCGGGGAAAGTCTGGACTCCCGCTCCTACGGCCCGGTGGACCTGCGGGATGCCGCCGGACCTGCCAACGTGCGGTTGTGGCCGAATCCGGGGCGGGTCGGACCTTGA
- the galT gene encoding galactose-1-phosphate uridylyltransferase has translation MTDAPSTDTPQPFYQADLVKPDGRELTLYGLDLVQVDSEVPTPGDPVEARPVMRWHPLRAEWVMYAAHRLNRTFLPPPDYNPLAPTRDPAHPTELPRGVYDLAVFENRFPSLTLTAPGPDATPNVEVQAGVGRCEVVVFSQNPEGRLADLTPEGMALLLEVWADRTTRLAATGKIRSVLAFENRGVEVGVTLHHPHGQIYAYNHIPPVQARLLASAQAYQQKNGRPWLADFVAGEREAGLRVLRDEGAALSVVPPFARYTYETWVLPARPVSLLSELSAEEKAAFARVLKDALLRLDALFGVRMPYLLTLHQAPVGGEAHPEFPLHIEIYPYLRAPGRMKYLAGTEQGAGEFANDKLPEVAARELREVTTGEG, from the coding sequence ATGACCGACGCCCCCTCCACGGACACCCCTCAACCCTTCTATCAAGCCGACCTCGTGAAGCCCGACGGGCGCGAATTAACGCTGTACGGGCTGGACCTTGTGCAGGTGGATTCCGAGGTCCCCACCCCCGGCGACCCGGTGGAGGCCCGGCCCGTGATGCGCTGGCATCCCCTTCGCGCCGAGTGGGTGATGTACGCGGCGCACCGCCTGAACCGCACCTTCCTGCCGCCACCCGACTACAACCCGCTGGCCCCCACCCGCGACCCCGCGCACCCCACCGAGCTGCCGCGCGGCGTGTACGACCTCGCGGTGTTCGAGAACCGCTTTCCCAGCCTGACCCTCACGGCACCCGGTCCCGACGCGACTCCGAACGTTGAAGTGCAGGCGGGCGTGGGCCGCTGCGAGGTCGTCGTCTTCAGCCAGAACCCCGAGGGCCGCCTCGCCGACCTGACGCCGGAGGGGATGGCGCTGCTGCTGGAGGTCTGGGCCGACCGCACGACCCGCCTCGCGGCGACGGGGAAAATCAGGAGTGTCCTCGCCTTCGAGAACCGGGGGGTGGAGGTCGGCGTGACCCTGCACCACCCGCACGGGCAGATTTACGCCTACAACCACATTCCGCCCGTGCAGGCGCGGCTGCTGGCGTCGGCGCAGGCGTACCAGCAGAAGAACGGGCGTCCGTGGCTCGCCGATTTCGTGGCCGGGGAGCGGGAGGCCGGGCTGCGCGTCCTGCGCGACGAGGGCGCGGCCCTGAGCGTCGTGCCGCCCTTCGCCCGCTACACCTACGAGACGTGGGTGCTGCCCGCCCGCCCCGTCTCCCTCCTGAGCGAACTGAGCGCTGAGGAAAAGGCTGCGTTCGCCCGCGTGCTGAAAGACGCCCTGCTGCGGCTGGACGCCCTCTTCGGCGTGCGGATGCCCTACCTCCTCACGTTGCATCAGGCCCCGGTGGGCGGCGAGGCTCACCCGGAGTTCCCCCTCCACATCGAGATTTACCCGTATCTTCGCGCGCCGGGCCGCATGAAGTACCTCGCCGGAACCGAGCAGGGCGCGGGCGAGTTCGCCAACGACAAGCTGCCGGAGGTGGCGGCGCGGGAGCTGCGGGAGGTGACGACCGGGGAGGGATGA
- a CDS encoding DNA translocase FtsK: protein MAKARAKSAPPVNRFDGEALGLVLFALGIFVAVTLTLPQVAEGGFMTGAREALVGWLGWGAYLLPVVPIAYGVLVFLGRDLKGLTRRVLGGMVVVASLLALHETFAPGLAGAGAAWAMRPLLEALSYAAALFPLVTLTLGLEIMLRLRPLTLLKGLFRRLSVLLGGATTQVQGVIETRQEGREAARARAGVRQGLAAQARDLESLRRLYPEARELTVLEEEVRTARREVRGLDEPGLKHLEAELGHWREGAATFARGAARDLREAVSREAQGAGAAAEAVANEVRGGRHELSVELPSTLASGALERLRRGLVADLQRLAGRAGRLERERQAAERALTKADATLLTREQPAHRERERVWREVAEDFTAWKGRERHYPGWPDLAAAFDRAPTEVAAALAEALASDPDGTLAAQEEWRARLARAQEEALGRVQAMSARPGSFSELDFDFTGRADATQQGDDEDGEDRTPVALAASTTVLSAMPSRAAEPMLGTQGVQAMPTGAPPRRAPQITLDQEDEDGAAPWESAQPEKRRPSQGALDLALPGYELLDPLPSGPANPAALDVVARQRAAIIDQTLRHFNLQARVVDFARGPTVTRYEIEPAPGEKISRIASLSNDLARALAVGGVRVEAPVPGKSVIGLEVPNTEREPVTFHQAAAAPTFRDTRARLPIILGKSIDGALMVGDLAKMPHLLIAGSTGSGKSVCVNTLIISLLYRYLPTELRFLMIDPKMVELTPYDGIPHLVRAVVTNPTDAAGVLLGAVAHMERRYKMMSQVGAKNLEQYNAKMRQVGDVELPHLVIIIDELADLMITSPKEVESAIMRLAQMARATGMHLVLATQRPSVDILTNLIKVNVPARIAFAVSSSHDSRTILDSVGAERLTGMGDMLFYQPGLIKAVRLQGPYISEVESARVSDELRRQVFDDRFVEDYGADFDGAVSASGPSTDKGNMDFSDPHLRQAALICIEEGQGSVSRLQRRLSVGHARAGKLMDMLEAMGIVSKHQGSKPREVLITEADLPEYFGK from the coding sequence ATGGCGAAGGCTCGTGCAAAAAGTGCCCCTCCGGTGAACCGTTTCGATGGGGAGGCGCTGGGGCTGGTGCTGTTCGCGCTGGGGATTTTCGTGGCGGTCACGCTGACCCTGCCCCAGGTCGCGGAGGGCGGATTCATGACGGGGGCGCGGGAGGCGCTCGTCGGGTGGCTGGGCTGGGGCGCGTACCTGCTGCCCGTGGTGCCCATCGCCTACGGGGTGCTCGTCTTCCTCGGGCGAGACCTCAAGGGCCTGACCCGGCGCGTGCTCGGCGGGATGGTCGTGGTGGCGTCGCTGCTCGCGCTCCACGAGACCTTCGCCCCCGGCCTCGCGGGTGCGGGCGCGGCGTGGGCGATGCGTCCGCTGCTGGAGGCGCTGAGCTACGCGGCGGCACTCTTCCCGCTCGTCACCCTCACGCTGGGGCTGGAGATCATGCTGCGGCTGCGGCCCCTCACGCTCCTCAAGGGGCTGTTCCGCCGCCTGAGCGTGCTGCTGGGTGGAGCCACGACCCAGGTGCAGGGCGTCATCGAGACCCGGCAGGAGGGGCGCGAGGCGGCGCGGGCGCGGGCGGGGGTGCGGCAGGGCCTCGCCGCGCAGGCCCGCGACCTCGAATCGCTGCGCCGCCTCTACCCGGAGGCGCGCGAGCTGACCGTGCTGGAGGAGGAGGTCCGCACCGCCCGGCGCGAGGTGCGCGGGCTGGACGAACCCGGCCTGAAGCACCTCGAGGCCGAGCTGGGCCACTGGCGCGAGGGCGCGGCCACCTTCGCGCGGGGCGCGGCGCGCGACCTGCGGGAGGCCGTCTCCCGCGAGGCCCAGGGCGCGGGCGCGGCGGCGGAGGCCGTGGCGAACGAGGTCCGAGGGGGACGCCACGAGCTGAGCGTGGAGTTGCCGAGCACGCTGGCGAGCGGGGCGCTGGAGCGGCTGCGCCGGGGCCTCGTCGCCGACCTCCAGCGCCTCGCCGGACGGGCCGGGCGGCTGGAGCGCGAGCGGCAGGCCGCCGAGCGGGCGCTGACGAAGGCCGATGCCACCCTCCTCACGCGCGAGCAGCCCGCCCACCGGGAGCGCGAGCGGGTGTGGCGTGAGGTGGCCGAGGACTTCACCGCGTGGAAGGGGCGCGAGCGGCACTATCCGGGCTGGCCCGACCTCGCCGCCGCCTTCGACCGGGCACCCACCGAGGTCGCCGCCGCCCTCGCCGAGGCGCTGGCGAGCGACCCGGACGGCACCCTCGCCGCGCAGGAGGAGTGGCGTGCCCGCCTCGCCCGCGCGCAGGAGGAGGCGCTGGGGCGGGTGCAGGCGATGTCCGCGCGTCCGGGGAGTTTCTCGGAGCTGGACTTCGACTTCACGGGAAGGGCGGACGCCACCCAGCAAGGGGACGACGAGGACGGAGAGGACCGCACGCCCGTCGCCCTCGCCGCCTCCACCACCGTCCTGAGCGCCATGCCGTCCCGCGCCGCCGAGCCGATGCTGGGCACACAGGGAGTGCAGGCGATGCCGACGGGTGCGCCCCCCCGCCGCGCCCCCCAGATCACGCTGGATCAGGAGGACGAGGACGGTGCCGCCCCGTGGGAGAGCGCCCAGCCCGAGAAACGCCGTCCCTCCCAGGGTGCCCTCGACCTCGCCCTGCCGGGCTATGAGCTGCTCGACCCGCTGCCGTCCGGCCCGGCCAACCCGGCGGCGCTCGACGTGGTGGCGCGGCAGCGGGCGGCGATCATCGACCAGACGCTGCGGCACTTCAACCTCCAGGCGCGGGTGGTGGATTTCGCGCGTGGGCCGACCGTCACGCGCTACGAGATCGAACCCGCCCCCGGCGAGAAGATCAGCCGCATCGCCTCGCTGTCCAACGACCTCGCCCGCGCGCTCGCGGTGGGCGGCGTGCGCGTGGAGGCCCCCGTGCCCGGCAAGAGCGTGATCGGGCTGGAGGTGCCCAACACCGAGCGCGAACCCGTCACCTTCCATCAGGCAGCGGCGGCCCCCACCTTCCGCGACACGCGGGCGCGGCTGCCCATCATCCTGGGCAAGAGCATCGACGGGGCGCTGATGGTGGGCGACCTCGCCAAGATGCCCCACCTCCTGATTGCGGGGTCCACAGGGTCGGGCAAATCGGTGTGCGTGAACACGCTGATCATCTCGCTGCTCTACCGCTACCTGCCCACCGAGCTGCGCTTCCTGATGATCGACCCCAAGATGGTGGAACTTACCCCCTACGACGGGATTCCCCACCTCGTCCGGGCAGTCGTGACCAACCCGACGGACGCGGCGGGCGTGCTGCTCGGGGCCGTGGCGCACATGGAGCGGCGCTACAAGATGATGAGTCAGGTCGGGGCCAAGAATCTGGAGCAGTACAACGCCAAGATGCGGCAGGTCGGCGACGTGGAGCTGCCCCACCTCGTCATCATCATCGACGAGCTGGCGGACCTGATGATCACCTCGCCGAAGGAGGTGGAGTCGGCGATCATGCGGCTGGCGCAGATGGCCCGCGCGACGGGGATGCACCTCGTCCTCGCCACCCAGCGCCCCTCGGTGGACATCCTGACCAACCTCATCAAGGTGAACGTGCCCGCGCGCATCGCCTTCGCGGTGTCGAGCAGCCACGACTCGCGCACCATCCTCGACTCGGTGGGGGCCGAGCGCCTGACCGGCATGGGCGACATGCTGTTCTACCAGCCGGGCCTCATCAAAGCCGTGCGCCTTCAGGGACCGTACATCAGCGAGGTGGAGTCCGCCCGCGTCAGCGACGAGCTGCGGCGGCAGGTCTTCGACGACCGCTTCGTGGAGGACTACGGCGCGGACTTCGACGGCGCGGTCTCCGCGAGCGGCCCCAGCACCGACAAGGGCAACATGGACTTCTCCGACCCGCACCTGCGCCAGGCCGCGCTGATCTGCATCGAGGAGGGCCAGGGCAGCGTCTCGCGGCTGCAACGCCGCCTCTCGGTCGGCCACGCCCGCGCGGGCAAGCTGATGGACATGCTGGAGGCGATGGGCATCGTCTCCAAGCACCAGGGGAGCAAGCCGCGCGAGGTGCTGATCACCGAGGCCGATCTGCCGGAGTATTTCGGCAAGTAG
- a CDS encoding FKBP-type peptidyl-prolyl cis-trans isomerase: MTGQELIVDKYEEGSGTPASPGKTVRVHYTGTLESGQKFDSSRDRGEPIEFPLGVGYVIPGWDQGIAQLRVGDKAKLTIPAHLGYGAAGVPGVIPPNATLIFDVELVDVR; the protein is encoded by the coding sequence ATGACCGGACAGGAACTGATCGTCGACAAGTACGAGGAGGGCAGCGGCACGCCCGCCTCTCCCGGCAAGACCGTGCGCGTCCACTACACGGGCACGTTGGAGAGCGGCCAGAAGTTCGACTCCAGCCGCGACCGGGGCGAACCCATCGAGTTTCCGCTGGGCGTCGGCTACGTCATCCCCGGTTGGGATCAGGGCATCGCGCAGCTGCGGGTGGGAGACAAGGCAAAGTTGACCATCCCCGCGCACCTTGGTTACGGGGCGGCGGGCGTTCCGGGTGTGATTCCGCCGAATGCCACCTTGATTTTCGACGTGGAACTGGTGGACGTGCGGTAG